Within Desulforegula conservatrix Mb1Pa, the genomic segment CCAGAACACAATGCTCAGGGCAAGGCTGAATGTGCTTTTTATTATCCCGAATTTTGTGGTCACTATGGTGTAGGCCTGGGATTTTTCATATTCCGAAGGATCGTAAAGATCCGCAAGGTCCTCAGGCGGCTTGGGCTTAAGGGCTTTCAGATTCAGGATATCTGCAATAAGCTCCAGAAAATACCCGCCGATCATGGCAACAAGAATGACAATAAAATAAATGTTCATTAAATACCCCATATTAATTCGAATACCAATTCGGTGAATAGTTCAATGTCAAAATCATGAAAACACAGAAAGCATTTCGAAGATTAGTCATCCCAGTGAATGCAATCAGCAGGGCATATATTTATTGCTTTTTCTATACATTCTTCGGATCCACCTTCGGGCATTATTACTTCAGCCCTGTCTCCATCATTGTTCATGCGGAAGATGTCAGGACAAAGCTCAACACAGGCTTCGCAGCCTACGCAGACAATAAACTCTATATACACTCTTTTGGCCATAATAACCTCTTAGTTAAATAAATATCTTGATTTATTAATGCACCATGACTTCAGAAAGATCAAAAAACTTCCGCTTCGAAAAATAAAAAATGTGCTGATTAGAATTGATGACCGCACAAAAAGTCAAAAAATGGCCTCGTCGTCATGCCGGACTTGATCCGGTATCCATTAATTTGAGCCACTTCTGGATTCCGGCCTGCGCCGGAATGACGGGGATCTTGCTTTTTCACTACTCCATTCCGAAATAAGGATATTCAATTCATTTTATTGGCTTCGCATTGATACATCCTCATTTAATAAATGGAGCCTGGAAAAAATATCTGTTCCAAGCTTTTTCATCTTTTTTTAACACAATACCTACAAAGCCTGAATCTTTATCGATTATCGATGCACAGAATATTAACCTTCAAGAGGAGTGCATTTATGAAAAGGGGAATTAGGAGATCTGCATGGCTTTCACTGGTGCTGCTGGTTTTGTTTTCAGGAACGATGCTTTCAGGGTGTGATGATGACGACAATGACGGCGGCTCAAAGAGTATTGTTCAGCCTTCGGCAAAGGCAAAATACGTGTTCTTTTTTATTGGCGACGGTATGTCCGAGGTTCAGGTAAACTCTGCTGAAGTTTACAAGGCGTCGGTGGAGGCAAAAATTGATCCGAACTACATAAACTCGCCTCGTCTGCTGAATATGTCAAAGATGCCTGCCACTGGTTATGCAACAACCTATGACGCCGGAAGCTATATCACAGACTCAGCTTCCGCAGGAACGGCTCTTGCGTGCGGCTACAAGACACTTAACGGTGTAGTCGGTATGGATGTGACAAAGACAAAATCCTACAAGACTATTGCCGAAGCTGCCAAGGAAAAGGGGATGAAGGTAGGGATAGTCTCGAGTGTATCAATAGATCATGCGACTCCTGCATCCTTCTACGCCCAGGTTGACAGCCGCGAAAAATACCACGAAATAGGCATGCAGCTTGCCGAA encodes:
- a CDS encoding ferredoxin; translation: MAKRVYIEFIVCVGCEACVELCPDIFRMNNDGDRAEVIMPEGGSEECIEKAINICPADCIHWDD